CCCCAAGTTTAGCCGGATCCGTGCCGATATAATTTTCCATGACGAAATGGAAATGGTTTTGGCCTCTGGTCGGGTTTGCATTCGCGCTTGTCGCCGCGGATGCGGTCAATGCCGCGCTGGGCTGGCCTTCATGGCTCCTGAAATTTCTGTTCGATCTCGAGCGCGAAAGCACGATCCAGACGTGGTTTTCCAGCATCCTCTGGTTTGCCTGCGCCGAAGCCTGTTACGGCTGCGCGTCGATCGAAAAAAGAAATCCGGCCCGGAACTCCTGGCTGTTTCTTGCCGCGGTGTTCGCTTTCTGCTCGCTGGACGAAGTCGTCTCCCTTCACGAGCACATCGGACATTCCCTTTTCCGGATGGCGACTTCCGAAGAAACGTTCCGTTCCTTTCCCCATTCCAGCTGGGTCATCGGGCTGGCGCCCGTGCTGCTGGCTGGCGCGGCCGCCGTTTATAAAGTCTTCGGGACCTGTTTTAAAGAGTCGCCGCGGGCGGGGCGGGCCGTCATTTGCGGATTTACGATCCTGCTGCTTGGCGCTGTCGGCATGGAATTCATTTTTGCGCGTGACGCGAGAAGTTCGCCGTTCATAAACGGGCTCGAGCCGGTTCTCGAAGAATTCCTGGAAATGTTCGGCGTGATCCTGATGCTCTGGGGCTTAAGGGCCCGACGGGCCTTTGTGAATGACGCCGTCCACCGGGATCTCTGGGAATAGCGCGGGAAAACGGGAAGGTGCGGGATGAAAAAAAGAACATGGCTTCTTGTCCTTCTAGGCACGGCCGCGGCGCTGGATCTTGCGCATTTCCTCAATTTCGCGTTCGGCTGGCCTTCCTGGTTTCTCCGTTTCCTTTTCGATCTCGACCGTGAAGGCACGATCCAGTGCTGGTTCTCCAATCTCCTCTGGCTTTTATGCGCGCAGGCGGCCTACGACTGCGGCATTCTCGAACGGCGGAAAGCGCCGCGGGTCTCATGGCATGCCCTCGCCGTTGTTTTTCTTCTCTGCTCCGTCGACGAAGTCGCTTCCATCCACGAGCATCTGGGCTATCTGATTTTCCGTTTTTTGAATTCCTTCGAAAGGCTGCAGTACTTCCATCATTCGCATTGGCCCGTCGTCATGTCGCCGCTGCTCCTGCTCGGAGCTTTCGCGATCTACCGTCTTTTCTGGATCTGCTTCGACAACGACCCTCGCGCGGGAAAGCTGGCGGCCATCGGCTTTGCGGTCGCTTTCGTGGGCGCCGTGGTTCTGGATGCCGCCATCAAGATGGACGCGCATACGCCGCCGCTTGCCCTGAACCTCGAGGTCATCGTCGAAGAGTCGCTCGAAATGGCCGGCGTGATCCTGATGGGGCTGGGACTGCGGGAACACCGCGCGTACTTGCGGGCCGCGGCAGGCAGAGAATAGTGTAAAATACCCGCATGGCCGAAGAGACTCCCAAACCCAAGCGCCGCGTCCGGTACAAGGGCACGCATCCGCGCAAATTCGAAGAAAAATACAAAGAGCATCAGCCCGAAAAATATCCGGCGGACGTCGAAAAGGTCGTCAAAAGCGGCAAGACGCCCGCGGGCACGCACCGTTCCGTCATGGTCAAGGAAGTCCTGGAAGCCATCGCGCCGGAGCCGGGGCAAACCGGACTCGACGCGACGCTGGGCTACGGCGGCCACGCGCGCGAACTCCTGGAGCGCCTCTCGCCCGGAGGCCGCCTTTTCGCTTTGGACGTGGACCCGCTCGAAATTACCAAAACGGAAGCGCGTCTGCGCGAGGCCGGTTTCGGGGAAGACCGGCTTGTCGTCCGGCGCATGAATTTTGCGGGCATTCCCAAAATGCTGGGCGAGGCGGGCGGCGGTTTTGATTTCATCTTCGCGGACCTGGGTGTTTCGTCCATGCAGCTCGACAATCCGGCGCGCGGGTTTACCTTTAAATATGAAGGCCCGCTGGACCTGCGCCTGAATCCGGAAAGAGGGCAGCCGGCTTCGGCGCTTCTCAAGAAACTCTCGGCCGAAGAGCTGGAAAAAATCCTATGGCGGAACGCGGACGAGCGTTTCGGTGTCGCCCTTGCCAAAGCGATTTTCGAAAAACGCGACAAGCTCACGACCACGACCGCGCTGGCCAACGTGATCCGGAAAACGCTGGCCGCGCGTCCGCTGCCTCCCGAACCCGATGAAGTCAACAAATCCATCCAGAAGACGTTCCAGGCGCTGCGCATTGAAGTGAATGACGAATTTTCCGCGCTCGAACAATTTTTGAGGAACCTGCCGGTGTGTTTGAAGTCCGGAGGCAGGGCCGTCGTGCTTACGTTTCATTCCGGCGAAGACAAGCGCGTCATGAACGCGTTTCTCGAAGGGATGCAGACCGGAATCTACGCGGCACTCTCCGAAGAAAAAATCGAGCCCGGCCCGCAGGAATGCTACGACAACCCGCGGGCCAAAAGCGCGGTCCTTCGCTGGGCCGTGAAGGCGTAACCTCTTCAAGTGTAAGGCGTTGGCCCCGACGCCCTTCGCAAAATCCTGATAAAAAGCCCCTGATTTCACAAGCTCCCGACCTCGAACGGGGCAATGCCCTGATAGTCCCTTCGTTTCTCCGGGACCTAGAATAAGGCAGTAATAAAAGAAGGGAGTCGCTATGGATCTGGTTTCTCTTATTGTCACGTTGATCGTGGTCGGAGTGCTGCTCTGGCTCATCAACCGGTTCATTCCGATGGACGCGAAGATCAAGAACATCCTGAACATCGTGGTGGTGATCGTCGTGATCCTCTGGCTATTGCAGTCTTTCGGTCTGATCGGAAGCGTGCATAACGTCAAGGTGTCCTAACCGACGCCCGCGGCAAAAAGGCTTGCCTTACTTTTTGCCGTGGGCCTGCCTTTCGGGCATTTGAATAGCATCCGACTGCCTTGCCTGCCGGGATTTGTTGTTGACGTCTTTCGGGCGATAGAGTGTAATTCGACCGGAGGACGGCATGGTCCGGAAGCTGGGTTTATTTTTGATTTTGGGGATGATTCTATCGTGCGCGCGCGAAGCGGCGGCCGGGGACGTGCGCGTCATCAACGGGCCCAACCGCGCGGCACTCGTCGAGCTGTTCAGCTCCGAGGGCTGCGCGACCTGTCCGCAGGCGGACGCCTGGTTCAGCGGGCTTGTCCCAAGCAAGGGCCTTTGGAAAGATTACGTGCCGCTTGTTTTCCACGTCACGTATTGGGACGACCTGGGCTGGAAAGACGTCCTGGCCAAGCCGGCCTACACGGACCGGCAAAGGGCTTATGCGGCAGCGTGGGGGCAGCCCAATGTGTACACGCCCGGCGTGGCATTGAATGGAAAGGAATGGCGCCATTGGCCGTCGGTGCAGGCCCCTCCGGCCGCGAGCGGAAAGGGCGGGACGCTCAGCGCGACCTCGACCGACGGACTGGTCTTTCACGTGCGTTACGATCCCGCGGCCAGAATTTGGTACACCGCGCGCGTTTTCGGCGCGCTGCTCGGCTTCGGCATCGAGCATGACGTGGACAGCGGCGAAAACACCGGCAAGCGGCTGAAGCATGACTTCGTGGTGCTGGATTTAAAGGCCGCGGACTTGAAGCTCG
This genomic interval from Verrucomicrobiia bacterium contains the following:
- a CDS encoding DUF1223 domain-containing protein: MVRKLGLFLILGMILSCAREAAAGDVRVINGPNRAALVELFSSEGCATCPQADAWFSGLVPSKGLWKDYVPLVFHVTYWDDLGWKDVLAKPAYTDRQRAYAAAWGQPNVYTPGVALNGKEWRHWPSVQAPPAASGKGGTLSATSTDGLVFHVRYDPAARIWYTARVFGALLGFGIEHDVDSGENTGKRLKHDFVVLDLKAADLKLVSGGFEADLHFKAPAEMPAKTGVAFWVLEGESLEPLQAAGGFAS
- a CDS encoding Thivi_2564 family membrane protein encodes the protein MDLVSLIVTLIVVGVLLWLINRFIPMDAKIKNILNIVVVIVVILWLLQSFGLIGSVHNVKVS
- the rsmH gene encoding 16S rRNA (cytosine(1402)-N(4))-methyltransferase RsmH translates to MAEETPKPKRRVRYKGTHPRKFEEKYKEHQPEKYPADVEKVVKSGKTPAGTHRSVMVKEVLEAIAPEPGQTGLDATLGYGGHARELLERLSPGGRLFALDVDPLEITKTEARLREAGFGEDRLVVRRMNFAGIPKMLGEAGGGFDFIFADLGVSSMQLDNPARGFTFKYEGPLDLRLNPERGQPASALLKKLSAEELEKILWRNADERFGVALAKAIFEKRDKLTTTTALANVIRKTLAARPLPPEPDEVNKSIQKTFQALRIEVNDEFSALEQFLRNLPVCLKSGGRAVVLTFHSGEDKRVMNAFLEGMQTGIYAALSEEKIEPGPQECYDNPRAKSAVLRWAVKA